A genomic segment from Oncorhynchus clarkii lewisi isolate Uvic-CL-2024 chromosome 14, UVic_Ocla_1.0, whole genome shotgun sequence encodes:
- the LOC139366394 gene encoding ankyrin repeat domain-containing protein SOWAHC gives MYNGTSIREPTDNSVTHFQPLQDEGALESGSEQTNNGQDSHVKQSGQANVLDRLSRAGVRAFPASVTTYASARRSRLQRQPVVCDTNNSSSERGSLTPAMRKIYLKDLFLNSSGGFASVRSSTGSGASSREIGEEVVEGWALCPMEHAWMLSVVDGNYETIMDFLSEDSSLLTRKDFVSGFTVLHWLAKSGQDETLIQLLRHAEKEGIPVNVNLKGSGGLTPLHVAAMHSRYMVIKILVGAFGANIDAMDYNGRKAWQYLKGNAPEEMKELLGTWDDEHRSVGQQNTNNSATLVPKSELSDEERDDPVYFDRTRRNGSWRGSFKKLLAPFLSFVNKN, from the coding sequence ATGTATAACGGCACCAGCATCAGAGAGCCGACAGACAACTCGGTGACACATTTCCAACCCCTGCAAGACGAAGGCGCATTGGAGTCTGGATCTGAACAAACTAATAATGGGCAAGATTCCCATGTCAAGCAATCTGGACAGGCCAACGTCTTGGACCGTTTGTCTAGAGCTGGTGTACGGGCATTCCCTGCCAGTGTCACTACTTATGCTTCGGCACGCAGATCAAGACTGCAGAGACAGCCAGTGGTGTGTGACACCAACAATAGCTCATCCGAGAGAGGCTCGCTCACACCCGCCATGCGTAAAATATATTTGAAGGACTTATTTTTGAACTCGTCCGGTGGATTTGCAAGTGTTCGATCTTCGACAGGTTCCGGTGCATCTTCAAGGGAGATTGGCGAGGAGGTGGTGGAAGGTTGGGCTCTGTGCCCCATGGAGCATGCATGGATGTTGTCTGTTGTAGATGGAAACTATGAAACCATCATGGACTTTCTTTCCGAAGATTCTAGTCTACTAACCAGGAAAGATTTTGTCAGTGGGTTTACAGTGCTACACTGGTTAGCCAAAAGTGGCCAGGATGAGACACTAATACAATTGCTAAGGCATGCTGAAAAGGAGGGGATTCCAGTCAACGTGAATTTGAAGGGCAGTGGGGGGCTCACCCCACTCCACGTAGCAGCTATGCACAGTCGATACATGGTAATTAAAATTCTAGTCGGTGCGTTCGGTGCCAATATCGATGCCATGGATTACAATGGAAGGAAAGCTTGGCAATATCTGAAGGGCAACGCTCCTGAGGAGATGAAGGAGCTTCTTGGCACTTGGGATGATGAGCACCGTAGCGTGGGTCAGCAGAACACTAACAACAGTGCCACACTAGTGCCCAAGTCAGAAttgagtgatgaggagagagacgaTCCAGTCTACTTTGATCGGACTCGAAGGAATGGCAGCTGGCGCGGCTCATTTAAAAAGTTGTTGGCTCCATTCTTGTCATTTGTGAACAAAAATTAA